A window of the Fusobacterium sp. IOR10 genome harbors these coding sequences:
- a CDS encoding ParA family protein, translating into MILIKNNKGGVGKSLITYWLAKGISELGYKTLILTSDNQNNILSYAGFEGEYGVGLEAWLSKGIGELIHLSKNLDYIPLTEYKLKRNFEEKFKNLIKELKTKYDYIFVDGSPTLGGDKVFIKTASQIIIPTYLDEITTEGIVNILNVVDDIKKIKSIIPNRCGKSKIEKEIFLELKEISDNAGILLTEPIKQSSIITNLIAKHKSIWDSKAKPTEYIRAELLKVIEVIINGNE; encoded by the coding sequence ATGATATTGATAAAAAACAATAAAGGTGGAGTCGGAAAAAGTCTTATTACTTACTGGCTAGCTAAAGGGATATCAGAACTTGGATATAAAACTTTAATTTTAACTTCTGATAATCAAAATAATATACTTTCATATGCTGGATTTGAAGGAGAATATGGAGTTGGATTAGAAGCATGGCTTTCAAAAGGAATTGGAGAATTAATTCATCTTTCTAAAAATTTAGATTATATTCCACTTACTGAATATAAATTAAAAAGAAATTTTGAAGAAAAGTTTAAAAACTTGATAAAAGAATTAAAAACAAAATATGACTACATTTTTGTTGATGGTTCTCCTACACTTGGCGGCGATAAAGTGTTCATTAAAACAGCTTCACAGATTATCATACCCACTTATTTGGATGAGATAACAACCGAGGGTATAGTTAATATACTTAATGTTGTGGATGACATAAAAAAAATAAAAAGTATCATTCCCAATAGGTGTGGAAAATCAAAAATTGAAAAAGAAATTTTTCTAGAATTAAAAGAAATTTCTGATAATGCTGGAATACTTCTTACAGAACCAATTAAACAAAGTTCAATAATAACTAATTTAATTGCCAAGCATAAAAGCATCTGGGATAGTAAAGCTAAACCTACTGAATACATTAGAGCTGAGCTATTAAAGGTTATTGAGGTGATTATAAATGGCAATGAATAA